A single window of Streptomyces aquilus DNA harbors:
- a CDS encoding glycoside hydrolase family 43 protein, translated as MSAEPPPVSLPSAPGLSRRRLLGMAAAAPLAATGALALGAGTAHAADSAYAMAYFTESTNLGDGTDYGLHLAVSKDGLLWTPLNQNNPVVTPTEGAGGLRDPFILRKQDGTFVVLATDLKGTDWNYNSQYIHVWNSTDLRTFTGYHRLKLHDMVTHSWAPEAFWDAGRGQYAIIYSSVNSSGHNVIMVNYTTDFVTASAPQVFFDPGYDAIDGDMTVGVNGVNYLYFKNNRSGTLLGARSTSLDPGSFTTFTSGVAHGGTEAPTVVKSLTSGTYWLWGDTYTPNGVFYAWQSTDLAAGTWTALDQRTYTQPVNSKHCGITTITGAQYDNLVAKWGAPAWNRLKSYNYPARYVRHADYVGRIDEYPIEPYKDSLWKLVPGLADSSAVSFQSVNYPTRYLRHYDYALRLDANDGTSTFAADATFHRTAGLANSSWASFRSYNNPTRYIRHYDYALRIDPISTGTEQQDATFQVGY; from the coding sequence ATGTCCGCAGAGCCGCCCCCCGTTTCCCTCCCCTCCGCTCCCGGCCTCTCCCGCCGTCGCCTGCTCGGCATGGCCGCCGCCGCACCGCTCGCCGCGACCGGTGCGCTGGCGCTCGGCGCCGGGACCGCGCACGCCGCCGACTCGGCGTACGCCATGGCCTACTTCACCGAGTCGACCAACCTCGGGGACGGCACCGACTACGGCCTCCATCTCGCCGTCAGCAAGGACGGGCTGCTCTGGACGCCGCTGAACCAGAACAACCCGGTGGTCACCCCGACCGAGGGCGCGGGGGGCCTGCGCGACCCGTTCATCCTGCGCAAGCAGGACGGCACGTTCGTGGTGCTCGCCACCGACCTCAAGGGCACCGACTGGAACTACAACAGCCAGTACATCCACGTCTGGAACTCGACCGACCTGCGCACCTTCACCGGATACCACCGGCTGAAGCTGCACGACATGGTCACCCACAGCTGGGCGCCGGAGGCCTTCTGGGACGCGGGCCGCGGCCAGTACGCGATCATCTACTCGTCGGTCAACTCCAGCGGCCACAACGTGATCATGGTCAACTACACGACCGACTTCGTCACGGCCTCGGCGCCCCAGGTCTTCTTCGACCCCGGGTACGACGCGATCGACGGCGACATGACGGTGGGCGTGAACGGCGTCAACTACCTCTACTTCAAGAACAACAGGAGCGGGACGCTGCTGGGCGCGCGGTCCACGTCCCTCGACCCGGGCAGCTTCACGACCTTCACCTCGGGGGTCGCGCACGGCGGCACCGAGGCACCGACGGTCGTCAAGTCCCTCACGTCCGGCACCTACTGGCTCTGGGGCGACACCTACACGCCCAACGGGGTCTTCTACGCCTGGCAGTCCACCGATCTGGCGGCGGGCACCTGGACCGCGCTCGACCAGCGGACGTACACCCAGCCGGTCAACTCCAAGCACTGCGGCATCACGACGATCACCGGCGCCCAGTACGACAACCTCGTCGCCAAGTGGGGCGCGCCCGCCTGGAACCGGCTGAAGTCCTACAACTACCCGGCCCGTTACGTCCGGCACGCCGACTACGTCGGCCGTATCGACGAGTACCCGATCGAGCCGTACAAGGATTCGCTGTGGAAGCTCGTGCCGGGCCTCGCCGACTCCTCCGCGGTGTCGTTCCAGTCGGTCAACTACCCGACCCGGTACCTGCGGCACTACGACTACGCGCTGCGGCTGGACGCCAACGACGGCACGTCGACGTTCGCCGCCGACGCCACGTTCCACCGGACAGCCGGTCTCGCCAACTCCTCGTGGGCGTCGTTCCGTTCGTACAACAACCCGACCCGGTACATCCGGCACTACGACTACGCGCTGCGGATCGACCCGATCTCCACCGGCACCGAGCAGCAGGACGCGACGTTCCAGGTCGGCTACTGA
- a CDS encoding roadblock/LC7 domain-containing protein, whose amino-acid sequence MTRPTPATHTALDQLLTGLVDRVADVTQAVVLSDDGLVVSKSTGFLRDDAERLAATASGLMSLSKGVSMDFRGGPVRQALIEMANSFLILTSAGPGAHLVVLTGPNADVGVVAYQMNMLVKKIGEHLSAAPRTGLGPTGA is encoded by the coding sequence ATGACACGCCCCACCCCCGCCACGCACACCGCGCTGGACCAGTTGCTCACCGGCCTCGTGGACCGGGTCGCGGACGTCACGCAGGCCGTGGTGCTCTCCGACGACGGGCTGGTGGTCAGCAAGTCCACCGGGTTCCTGCGTGACGACGCCGAGCGGCTGGCGGCGACCGCGTCGGGGCTGATGAGCCTCAGCAAGGGCGTCAGCATGGACTTCCGGGGCGGGCCGGTGCGGCAGGCACTGATCGAGATGGCCAACAGCTTCCTGATACTGACCTCGGCCGGTCCCGGCGCCCATCTCGTCGTGCTCACCGGGCCGAACGCCGACGTCGGCGTGGTGGCGTACCAGATGAACATGCTGGTGAAGAAGATCGGCGAGCATCTCAGCGCGGCACCGCGGACCGGGCTCGGTCCCACCGGCGCGTGA
- a CDS encoding DUF742 domain-containing protein has product MSESDAVAGRLVRPFALTGGRTRPSRACFTLIATVTAVDPPPERAPRPQPEQARILRRCARPVAVAELAALLDLPVSVVVIMLCDLLEAGLITVHPPHPVTDRTLDLDLLQKVRDGLGRL; this is encoded by the coding sequence GTGAGCGAAAGCGACGCGGTGGCGGGTCGGCTGGTCCGGCCGTTCGCCCTGACCGGCGGGCGGACCCGGCCCAGCCGCGCCTGCTTCACCCTCATCGCCACGGTGACCGCGGTGGACCCGCCACCGGAGCGGGCGCCCCGGCCGCAGCCCGAGCAGGCGCGCATCCTGCGCCGGTGCGCCCGGCCGGTCGCGGTGGCGGAGCTGGCGGCGCTGCTCGACCTGCCGGTGAGCGTGGTCGTCATCATGCTGTGCGACCTGCTGGAGGCGGGCCTGATCACCGTCCATCCGCCGCATCCCGTCACCGACCGCACCCTGGACCTGGACCTCCTCCAGAAAGTGAGGGACGGCCTTGGCCGGCTCTGA
- a CDS encoding substrate-binding domain-containing protein: MITTPPPQASSGSGASVRLAVAASAALLLLVGCSGPGSASGSGSAAARLGSGAKGAMKVALVTHGGEGDAFWELVRKGAEAAAVKDGVELTYVSDSDPARQAQLVRDAIGERVDGIAVTLAKPNAMKAPVAEARAAGIPVVGLNSGIDAWKSQGLLEYFGQDESVAGAAVGDKLDALKAKHALCVIHERGNVALEARCAGVKKTFGGETENLYVEGTDAKAVDAVLTARLRQDPGIDEVVTMGAQFALDAVDSVKAAGSRARVATFDLSKDLARAVQDGSVQFAVDQQPYLQGYLAVDSLWLYRTNGNVSGGGVAPVLTGPAFVTRSNVAAVAKFAAAGTR; this comes from the coding sequence ATGATCACCACTCCCCCACCGCAGGCATCTTCCGGATCCGGCGCATCCGTGCGTCTCGCCGTCGCGGCCTCGGCCGCCCTCCTGCTGCTCGTCGGCTGTTCCGGCCCGGGTTCCGCTTCCGGTTCCGGTTCCGCAGCCGCGCGGCTCGGGTCGGGGGCGAAGGGCGCGATGAAGGTCGCCCTGGTCACCCACGGGGGTGAGGGGGACGCCTTCTGGGAGCTGGTGCGCAAGGGGGCGGAGGCGGCGGCCGTGAAGGACGGGGTCGAGCTGACGTACGTGAGCGACTCCGACCCGGCCCGGCAGGCGCAGTTGGTGCGGGACGCGATCGGGGAGCGGGTGGACGGGATCGCGGTGACGCTGGCCAAGCCGAACGCGATGAAGGCGCCGGTCGCCGAGGCCAGGGCGGCGGGTATACCGGTCGTCGGGCTCAACTCCGGTATCGACGCGTGGAAGTCGCAGGGGTTGTTGGAGTACTTCGGTCAGGACGAGAGCGTCGCGGGCGCCGCCGTCGGGGACAAGCTCGACGCGCTGAAGGCCAAGCACGCGCTGTGCGTCATCCACGAACGGGGCAATGTCGCGCTGGAGGCGCGCTGCGCCGGGGTGAAGAAGACGTTCGGCGGCGAGACCGAGAACCTCTATGTGGAAGGCACCGACGCCAAGGCCGTGGACGCCGTCCTCACCGCCCGGCTGCGGCAGGACCCCGGTATCGACGAAGTCGTCACGATGGGCGCGCAGTTCGCGCTGGACGCGGTCGACTCGGTGAAGGCGGCGGGCAGCAGGGCCCGGGTCGCCACCTTCGACCTCAGCAAGGACCTGGCCCGGGCCGTGCAGGACGGGTCGGTGCAGTTCGCGGTGGACCAACAGCCGTATCTCCAGGGCTATCTCGCGGTCGACTCGCTGTGGCTGTACCGCACCAACGGCAATGTCAGCGGCGGCGGGGTCGCCCCCGTGCTGACCGGCCCCGCGTTCGTGACCCGGAGCAATGTCGCCGCCGTGGCGAAGTTCGCCGCCGCCGGAACCCGCTGA
- a CDS encoding sensor histidine kinase, which produces MSDRTGPRRRRRLGSIRISLILLALVPSVTLAAMWGVTTIQMFSEGLRLRSQTELSRSTGAMGTEATLALQRERAQSAAWLARLPGSRAALDRQRAETDKAVAKLVGRAEEIQRAPDRVAERLYSVVASLGSLEYYRDQVDDPADIPAEQVLDQYTSIVDGQIHAFQELSQVDDGDLTSQAEPLVALEHAAELTSQEDAELTLAWPNGHLDEKGWTEFVQLVNTRRWLVQDQIVPALTGDAKTETERILASKEWQTLLSVEDQVLAARPDRADGRVALPDARKRWTAALDTVSDRYSVLIQQQTSGLLTRSADKADDLLLTAASLSAGGLVALLLCVGMSWRITRSLSRRLSGLRVATLSLAQERLPDVVARLERGEKVDVDRAAPELDYGTDELGQVARAFNTAQRTAVETAVELADTRRGFQKVILGIARQSQNLVNLQLSRLDTLERRHQDPEVLAGLYELDSTASQLRRYEENLVIISGGQPRRSWTEPVAIVDILRSAVGEVAEYQRVEVHTDEELSLAPPAVADVIHLLAELIENATLYSPAPSPVGVRATFVAKGLAVEIEDRGLGMSEEDYASFNAQLAEAPKFDVVALADDLRLGMFVVAQLADRHGIAVTLRSSPYGGTTAIVLIPHEVLVREEDGGAPAEKPDREEAPKTTEPPEPTALVAPAATPVAADASAAPSPLPRRVPQTSLAVELREEAPVVADDDPDGFTAEHAASSLAGFQRGTLQAREAAEPATVPTTPHTDRS; this is translated from the coding sequence ATGTCTGACCGGACAGGCCCCCGGCGCCGGCGCCGTCTCGGCTCCATACGGATCTCCCTGATCCTGCTGGCGCTGGTGCCCAGCGTCACGCTCGCCGCCATGTGGGGCGTGACGACGATCCAGATGTTCTCCGAGGGCCTCAGGCTGCGCTCGCAGACGGAGCTGAGCCGCTCGACCGGCGCCATGGGCACCGAGGCCACGCTCGCGCTGCAACGTGAACGGGCCCAGTCCGCCGCCTGGTTGGCCAGGCTGCCCGGCTCCCGGGCCGCCCTGGACCGGCAGCGCGCGGAGACGGACAAGGCGGTCGCCAAGCTCGTCGGCCGCGCCGAGGAGATCCAGCGGGCCCCGGACCGGGTCGCGGAGCGGCTGTACTCGGTGGTCGCCTCGCTGGGCAGCCTGGAGTACTACCGCGACCAGGTGGACGACCCCGCCGACATCCCCGCCGAGCAGGTCCTGGACCAGTACACGTCGATCGTCGACGGTCAGATCCACGCCTTCCAGGAGCTCTCCCAGGTCGACGACGGCGACCTCACCTCGCAGGCGGAGCCGCTCGTCGCCCTGGAGCACGCTGCGGAGCTGACCTCGCAGGAGGACGCCGAGCTCACCCTCGCCTGGCCGAACGGCCATCTGGACGAGAAGGGCTGGACGGAGTTCGTCCAGCTGGTCAACACCCGCCGCTGGCTGGTCCAGGACCAGATCGTGCCCGCGCTGACCGGTGACGCGAAGACGGAGACCGAGCGGATCCTGGCCAGCAAGGAGTGGCAGACCCTGCTGTCCGTCGAGGACCAGGTCCTCGCCGCCCGCCCGGACCGCGCCGACGGCCGGGTCGCGCTGCCGGACGCGCGGAAGCGCTGGACGGCCGCGCTGGACACGGTGTCCGACCGCTACTCGGTCCTCATCCAGCAGCAGACCTCCGGGCTGCTCACGCGCAGCGCGGACAAGGCCGACGACCTGCTGCTGACGGCCGCCTCGCTCAGCGCCGGCGGGCTGGTCGCGCTACTGCTGTGCGTCGGCATGTCCTGGCGGATCACCCGCTCCCTGTCCCGCCGGCTGAGCGGCCTCCGGGTCGCCACCCTGAGCCTCGCCCAGGAGCGGCTGCCCGACGTGGTGGCCCGCCTGGAGCGGGGCGAGAAGGTCGACGTGGACCGGGCCGCGCCCGAACTGGACTACGGCACCGACGAACTCGGCCAGGTGGCCAGGGCGTTCAACACCGCGCAGCGCACGGCCGTGGAGACCGCAGTCGAACTCGCCGACACCCGGCGGGGTTTCCAGAAGGTCATCCTCGGCATCGCCCGGCAGAGCCAGAACCTGGTCAACCTCCAGCTCAGCCGCCTCGACACCCTCGAACGCCGGCACCAGGACCCCGAGGTCCTCGCGGGCCTGTACGAACTCGACTCCACGGCCAGCCAGTTGCGGCGGTACGAGGAGAACCTCGTCATCATCAGCGGCGGGCAGCCCCGGCGCAGCTGGACCGAGCCCGTGGCGATCGTCGACATCCTGCGCAGCGCGGTCGGCGAGGTCGCCGAGTACCAGCGGGTGGAGGTGCACACCGACGAGGAGCTGTCCCTGGCGCCGCCCGCCGTGGCCGACGTGATCCATCTGCTGGCCGAGCTCATCGAGAACGCCACGCTGTACTCCCCGGCGCCCAGCCCGGTCGGGGTGCGGGCGACGTTCGTCGCCAAGGGCCTGGCCGTCGAGATCGAGGACCGCGGGCTCGGCATGTCGGAGGAGGACTACGCCTCGTTCAACGCCCAGTTGGCCGAGGCGCCGAAGTTCGACGTGGTGGCCCTGGCCGACGATCTGAGGCTCGGCATGTTCGTGGTCGCCCAGCTCGCCGACCGGCACGGGATCGCGGTGACGCTGCGCTCGTCGCCGTACGGCGGGACGACGGCGATCGTGCTGATTCCGCACGAGGTGCTGGTGCGGGAGGAGGACGGGGGCGCCCCGGCGGAGAAGCCCGACCGTGAAGAAGCACCAAAGACCACCGAACCGCCCGAACCCACCGCGCTCGTGGCACCCGCCGCCACGCCCGTCGCGGCCGACGCCTCCGCCGCTCCCTCCCCCCTCCCCCGGCGCGTCCCCCAGACCAGTCTGGCCGTGGAGCTGCGCGAGGAGGCGCCGGTCGTCGCCGACGACGACCCCGACGGCTTCACCGCGGAGCACGCCGCCTCCTCGCTCGCCGGGTTCCAGCGCGGCACGCTCCAGGCCCGGGAAGCGGCCGAACCCGCCACCGTCCCCACCACTCCGCACACCGACCGCTCATGA
- a CDS encoding ABC transporter substrate-binding protein has product MAVALAASAALLAGCGSDDGSDPLAEDTGKAASGDTVVVGSNNFAESILLADIYGEALKAKGIKVTYKPNVGSREVTYGLLKNGSITVLPEYNGSLLSYLDAKAEQKSADEVNAAVKTKLDSKLTLLESSSAEDKDSVSINADTAKKYSLTGESTLADLKAAAPELVIGGSPEFQTRQQGLKGLESVYGLKFKSFKALDAGGPLTVAALSKNTVQAADIFTTDPNITKNKFVVLQDPENLFGFANVTPLVYKSGLSQEGVDALNAVSKKLDTKTLLDLDSQVQLDNKDPLDVAKAWLKTAGLAS; this is encoded by the coding sequence ATGGCCGTCGCGCTGGCCGCCTCGGCGGCGCTGCTCGCGGGATGCGGCTCCGACGACGGTTCCGACCCTCTGGCCGAGGACACCGGCAAGGCCGCGAGCGGCGACACGGTCGTCGTCGGCTCCAACAACTTCGCCGAGAGCATCCTGCTCGCCGACATCTACGGCGAGGCCCTGAAGGCCAAGGGCATCAAGGTCACCTACAAGCCCAACGTAGGCTCCCGTGAGGTCACTTACGGGCTGCTGAAGAACGGCTCCATCACCGTCCTGCCCGAGTACAACGGCTCGCTGCTGTCGTACCTCGACGCCAAGGCGGAGCAGAAGTCGGCCGACGAGGTCAACGCGGCCGTCAAGACCAAGCTCGACAGCAAGCTGACGCTGCTGGAGTCGTCGTCCGCCGAGGACAAGGACTCCGTCAGCATCAACGCGGACACCGCCAAGAAGTACAGCCTCACCGGCGAGTCCACCCTGGCGGACCTCAAGGCGGCCGCCCCGGAGCTGGTGATCGGCGGCTCGCCCGAGTTCCAGACCCGGCAGCAGGGCCTGAAGGGCCTGGAGTCGGTGTACGGGCTGAAGTTCAAGTCCTTCAAGGCGCTCGACGCGGGCGGCCCGCTGACCGTGGCGGCGCTGTCGAAGAACACCGTGCAGGCCGCGGACATCTTCACCACGGACCCGAACATCACGAAGAACAAGTTCGTGGTCCTCCAGGACCCGGAGAACCTCTTCGGCTTCGCGAACGTGACCCCGCTGGTCTACAAGAGCGGCCTCTCCCAGGAGGGCGTGGACGCGCTCAACGCGGTCTCGAAGAAGCTGGACACCAAGACGCTCCTCGACCTGGACTCCCAGGTCCAGCTGGACAACAAGGACCCGCTGGACGTCGCGAAGGCCTGGCTGAAGACGGCCGGCCTGGCGTCCTGA
- a CDS encoding GTP-binding protein has translation MAGSEASAAATPAAPDTVKILIAGGFGVGKTTMVGSVSEIVPLRTEEPLTMAGLGIDDLAGIERKKATTVALDFGRITINDRLVLYLFGTPGQQRFWFMWNDLAVGALGAVVLIDVRRPEASFAAVDFFERRGIPFVVGVNGFDGRHPYPPEEIRESLVLPEGVPVVLCDARERESSRDVLIALLDLLIAAAVGGTAGSQVIGGNPPTVPE, from the coding sequence TTGGCCGGCTCTGAGGCATCCGCCGCCGCGACCCCCGCGGCGCCGGACACCGTCAAGATCCTGATCGCCGGGGGCTTCGGCGTCGGCAAGACGACCATGGTCGGGTCGGTGAGCGAGATCGTGCCGCTGCGCACGGAGGAGCCGCTGACCATGGCCGGGCTCGGCATCGACGACCTCGCCGGCATCGAGCGGAAGAAGGCCACCACGGTGGCCCTGGACTTCGGCCGGATCACCATCAACGACCGGCTGGTGCTGTATCTGTTCGGCACGCCGGGGCAGCAGCGGTTCTGGTTCATGTGGAACGACCTCGCCGTGGGCGCGCTCGGCGCGGTGGTCCTCATCGACGTGCGGCGGCCGGAGGCGAGCTTCGCCGCGGTCGACTTCTTCGAGCGGCGCGGCATCCCGTTCGTCGTCGGCGTCAACGGTTTCGACGGTCGGCACCCCTATCCGCCCGAGGAGATCAGGGAGTCGCTCGTGCTGCCGGAGGGGGTGCCGGTGGTGCTGTGCGACGCGCGGGAGCGGGAGTCGTCGCGGGATGTGCTGATCGCCCTGCTGGATCTGCTGATCGCGGCGGCGGTCGGCGGCACGGCGGGTTCCCAGGTCATCGGCGGGAATCCGCCAACCGTGCCGGAGTGA
- a CDS encoding cytochrome P450 family protein: MEFKDPVVIDPTGRDIHGEAARIRERGPVAPVELPHGVPAWAVSNPALLRRLLADPRVSKDARQHWPRWAEGRVSPDWPLFTWVAVQNMFTAYGADHKRLRNLVAKAFTARRTAALRPRVEAVTDALLDRVAKAGEGGQVVDLREEFCYPLPIQVIGELLGLPEEQGPELRAVVDGVFHTSADAAEVADTYARFYAAMRQLVETKRALPGDDLTSALIATHDDDGAHLSEQELLDTLVLMVSAGHETTVNLLDNAVHALLTHPGQLALVRAGQASWDDVIEETLRAEAPVASLPLRYAVTDLDLAELGGPEGAVIRTGEAILAAYAAAGRDPGHHGEDADVFDVTRADKDHLAFGYGAHHCLGAPLGRLEARVALPALFARFPGLALAVAPGELEPVDSFISHGHRSLPVRLG; the protein is encoded by the coding sequence CGGTCGTGACATCCACGGCGAAGCCGCGCGGATCAGGGAGCGCGGCCCCGTCGCCCCGGTCGAACTGCCGCACGGCGTGCCCGCCTGGGCGGTCAGCAACCCCGCGCTGCTGAGGCGGCTGCTCGCCGACCCGAGGGTGTCGAAGGACGCGCGACAGCACTGGCCGCGCTGGGCCGAGGGCCGCGTCTCCCCGGACTGGCCGCTGTTCACGTGGGTCGCCGTGCAGAACATGTTCACGGCCTACGGCGCCGACCACAAACGGCTGCGCAACCTCGTCGCGAAGGCGTTCACCGCACGCCGCACCGCCGCCCTGCGCCCTCGTGTGGAAGCCGTCACCGACGCACTGCTCGACCGGGTCGCCAAGGCCGGAGAGGGTGGTCAAGTCGTCGATCTGCGCGAGGAGTTCTGCTACCCGCTGCCCATCCAGGTCATCGGCGAGCTCCTCGGCCTCCCGGAGGAGCAGGGCCCGGAGCTACGGGCCGTCGTGGACGGCGTCTTCCACACCTCGGCCGACGCCGCCGAAGTGGCCGACACCTACGCCCGCTTCTACGCGGCCATGCGGCAACTCGTCGAGACCAAGCGGGCGTTGCCCGGCGACGACCTCACCTCCGCGCTGATCGCCACCCATGACGACGACGGCGCCCACCTCAGTGAGCAGGAGCTGCTCGACACCCTGGTGCTCATGGTCAGCGCCGGTCACGAGACCACGGTGAACCTGCTCGACAACGCGGTCCACGCCCTGCTCACCCACCCCGGCCAGCTCGCCCTGGTCCGTGCCGGGCAGGCCTCCTGGGACGACGTGATCGAGGAGACCCTGCGCGCCGAGGCACCGGTGGCGAGCCTGCCGCTGCGGTACGCCGTGACGGACCTGGACCTGGCCGAGCTGGGCGGCCCCGAGGGCGCCGTGATCCGGACGGGCGAGGCGATCCTCGCCGCGTACGCCGCCGCCGGACGCGACCCGGGGCACCACGGCGAGGACGCGGACGTGTTCGACGTCACCCGGGCCGACAAGGACCACCTGGCCTTCGGGTACGGCGCCCATCACTGCCTGGGTGCCCCGCTCGGCCGCCTGGAGGCCCGCGTCGCGCTGCCCGCGCTGTTCGCCCGCTTCCCGGGGCTCGCGCTCGCCGTGGCGCCGGGGGAGCTGGAGCCGGTGGACTCGTTCATCTCCCACGGCCACCGGTCACTACCGGTGCGCCTCGGCTGA
- the tatA gene encoding Sec-independent protein translocase subunit TatA, with translation MLRNGLEPWHLLIVAIVVIVLFGSKKLPDTARALGRSMRILKSEAQAMKDESAPATAVTAPVETPAAAQSPSQ, from the coding sequence GTGCTGCGTAACGGACTGGAACCCTGGCACCTGCTGATAGTGGCGATCGTCGTGATCGTGCTGTTCGGCTCGAAGAAGCTGCCCGACACCGCGCGGGCGCTCGGCAGGTCCATGCGCATTCTCAAGAGCGAGGCGCAGGCGATGAAGGACGAGTCAGCGCCGGCGACGGCGGTGACCGCGCCCGTGGAGACGCCGGCTGCCGCGCAATCGCCGTCGCAGTGA
- a CDS encoding LCP family protein encodes MTITSAGRPAPPRHRQERPGGRRRAGRRRGRRIRVALAVCLSLLVLATAGAGWLYLKLDGNISTFDSGGVSDDRPRAGSSKGENVLLIGSDARTDGNAALGGGNKDDIGRSDTTLLLHVYADHRHALAVSIPRDTLVTIPPCKLPDGSWTKTQTDTMFNAAYSVGDTAKGNPACTQNTVEHLTGLRVDHTVVVDFKGFARLTEVVGGVRVCLPQDVYENDLNPHRTTPGRLLFKKGVQTVSGQKALDYVRIRHGIGDGSDIGRIKRQQAFVASLLKEVKSKGLTPTHLLPLADAATKSLTVDTGLGSADKLISFAMSLKDVDLHNTKFVTLPWRYDGSRVAIVEPDADALWAALKSDRTIDGKNATGKQKTPTASPTPVSGAGISVGVYNGTTVTGLAARAAAALTSDGFTVTGTATATTQDHPTTLVEYGPGEMSRARTVAAAFPGATLESVTRAGISLVLGQSYATTPTASPTAVPSTVADGARSADDNPCSNLTYG; translated from the coding sequence ATGACGATCACCAGTGCAGGGAGGCCGGCACCCCCGCGGCACCGGCAGGAGCGCCCCGGCGGCCGTCGCCGGGCGGGCCGCCGCCGGGGCCGCCGGATACGCGTCGCCCTCGCCGTCTGCCTCTCGCTGCTGGTCCTCGCGACCGCCGGCGCGGGCTGGCTCTATCTGAAGCTGGACGGGAACATCAGCACCTTCGACTCGGGCGGCGTCTCCGACGACCGGCCCCGGGCCGGCTCCTCCAAGGGTGAGAACGTCCTGCTCATCGGCTCCGACGCGCGCACCGACGGCAACGCGGCGCTCGGCGGCGGGAACAAGGACGACATAGGGCGCTCCGACACCACGCTCCTGCTGCACGTCTACGCCGACCACCGGCACGCGCTCGCGGTCTCCATCCCCCGCGACACCCTGGTCACGATCCCGCCCTGCAAGCTGCCCGACGGCAGCTGGACGAAGACGCAGACCGACACGATGTTCAACGCGGCCTACTCGGTGGGCGACACCGCCAAGGGCAACCCGGCCTGCACCCAGAACACCGTCGAGCACCTCACCGGCCTGCGCGTGGACCACACGGTCGTCGTCGACTTCAAGGGTTTCGCCCGGCTGACGGAGGTGGTGGGCGGGGTGCGGGTGTGCCTGCCGCAGGACGTCTACGAGAACGATCTCAACCCGCACCGGACGACCCCGGGCAGGCTGCTGTTCAAGAAGGGGGTGCAGACCGTCTCCGGGCAGAAGGCGCTGGACTACGTCCGCATCCGGCACGGCATCGGCGACGGCTCCGACATCGGCCGCATCAAGCGCCAACAGGCTTTCGTGGCAAGCCTGTTGAAGGAGGTGAAGAGCAAGGGCCTGACCCCGACCCACCTGTTGCCGCTCGCCGACGCCGCGACGAAGTCCCTCACCGTCGACACCGGCCTGGGCTCCGCCGACAAGCTCATCTCCTTCGCGATGTCCCTGAAGGACGTCGACCTGCACAACACCAAGTTCGTCACCCTGCCTTGGCGGTACGACGGTTCACGCGTCGCGATCGTCGAACCGGACGCCGACGCCCTGTGGGCGGCCCTGAAGTCCGACCGCACGATCGACGGCAAGAACGCCACGGGGAAGCAGAAGACACCCACGGCGTCCCCCACCCCCGTCTCCGGCGCCGGCATCTCCGTCGGCGTCTACAACGGCACCACGGTCACCGGCCTCGCCGCCCGCGCCGCCGCCGCGCTCACCTCCGACGGCTTCACGGTCACCGGCACGGCCACGGCGACCACCCAGGACCACCCCACCACCCTCGTCGAGTACGGCCCCGGCGAAATGTCCCGGGCCCGCACGGTCGCCGCGGCCTTCCCCGGCGCCACGCTGGAGTCCGTCACGCGCGCCGGCATCAGCCTCGTACTGGGCCAGTCGTACGCCACCACACCCACCGCGTCCCCGACGGCCGTGCCCAGCACGGTCGCGGACGGCGCCCGGTCGGCGGACGACAACCCCTGTTCGAACCTGACCTACGGCTGA